One part of the Dioscorea cayenensis subsp. rotundata cultivar TDr96_F1 chromosome 2, TDr96_F1_v2_PseudoChromosome.rev07_lg8_w22 25.fasta, whole genome shotgun sequence genome encodes these proteins:
- the LOC120274703 gene encoding uncharacterized protein LOC120274703, with the protein MSGGVGTIPTSPNEQIHKQNADDSLSSSLTKPHNPPTLRRRFLSFRQLNALAAIIVLSASGMVPASDVIFSFFSLIYIHFLSLFSFPPSPHHHPQSIFSDDNLLLSLYLSAGALIGLFLPILYIFEGVVEGDKHGIQGAAPHLFLLSCQVFMEGVTFSRRFSLPMRMFVQVMYNGRRLFTVAEWVRREVKKVEEGEEEYGSGLRLMVGRGLAMVNMGFWMFNLFGFLLPVCLPRALKMYYGVGEKMKV; encoded by the coding sequence ATGTCCGGCGGAGTCGGCACAATCCCAACCTCACCCAACGAGCAAATCCACAAGCAAAACGCCGACGACTCCTTATCATCATCCCTAACCAAACCCCACAACCCACCAACTCTCCGCCGCCGCTTCCTCTCCTTCCGCCAACTCAACGCTCTCGCCGCCATCATCGTCCTCTCCGCCAGCGGCATGGTCCCAGCCTCCGACgtcatcttctccttcttctccctcaTCTACATCCActtcctctctctcttctccttccCTCCTTCCCCTCACCACCACCCTCAGTCCATCTTCTCCGACGACAACCTCCTTCTCTCACTCTACCTCTCCGCCGGAGCTCTCATCGGACTCTTCCTCCCAATACTCTACATCTTTGAAGGAGTTGTGGAAGGAGACAAGCATGGAATTCAAGGAGCAGCACcacacttgtttcttttgtctTGTCAGGTGTTCATGGAGGGAGTGACATTTTCAAGGAGGTTTTCATTGCCGATGAGGATGTTTGTGCAGGTGATGTATAATGGGAGGAGGTTGTTTACGGTGGCGGAGTGGGTGAGGAGGGAAGTGAAGAAGGTGGAGGAAGGGGAGGAAGAGTATGGGTCTGGGTTGAGGTTGATGGTTGGGAGAGGTTTGGCAATGGTTAATATGGGGTTTTggatgtttaatttgtttgggtTTTTGTTGCCTGTTTGTTTGCCTAGAGCTTTGAAGATGTATTATGGTGTTGGGGAGAAGATGAAGGTGTAG
- the LOC120280267 gene encoding U-box domain-containing protein 33-like isoform X2 — translation MYIGPRSGFRSVRAEKLVIEMDDIGKGLVEVVRQHRVTNLVMGAAADKHYSKKLKALRSKTAIRVKQEAHPTCMIWFVCKGNLIYTREGSGDGFGIAESPMSRPVNKAYQQLSSLPQGPGESVAWFANPTKELFGHRPSSGDLYSGGETFSASPCLSPTQISVTLSMERTEGGKIDPWETKSRRGSTNSQGSSSSTSDEVLCNPDSLLPFNEEDNEDGSLVLQSVPESDEDLQFFSASNELEDEVASAEVYDKLQRVLREAENSEREAYNERCRRRKAEVEVGHAVRLAKSSELLYAREVRRKIEIEEELDRIHLEFGTFKNQQDVICEELQKLNEQNSALELQVVDTDDIVKNIEGKLSVIQYSLHSLHENNKVLQGERDNVVRKVRELRRKNEQKLISDGAVNFPYFSCLELQEATRDFDVALKVGEDEFENVYKGWLRNAAVIIKILNPQGTEVLPDFLRELNVLCRLRHPNIVALLGACPEAFTLVYEFLPNGSLEDRLVSKRNTPFTWQARTRIATEICSALIFLHSSKPYPVVHGDLKPSNILLDANYVSKLSDTCISHLVGNYVTANSTINTRIYSHSHLKDTFTYMDPVFLATGELTPLSDVYSFGVILLHLLTGRRMLGIVREVQEALEKGFLHEIIDPSAGNWPFSHAKQLAQIGLKCCEMNLKNRPDLASEVWSSLNMMMKPSLMTVPSLSFLSDSEDIQIPSYFICPILQDVMKDPRIAADGFTYEAKALNGWFNSGHDTSPMTNLKLPHCNLIPNHALRLAIREWLQQQA, via the exons ATGTACATCGGCCCCCGCAGTGGATTCCGATCA GTACGAGCTGAAAAGCTTGTGATTGAGATGGATGATATTGGGAAGGGGCTGGTCGAGGTTGTTCGTCAACATAGGGTCACTAATCTTGTCATGGGAGCTGCAGCTGACAAGCACTACTCAAA GAAATTGAAGGCGCTAAGGTCAAAGACTGCAATTCGTGTAAAACAAGAAGCTCATCCAACGTGCATGATATGGTTTGTCTGCAAAGGAAATCTGATCTACACAAG GGAAGGCAGTGGTGATGGATTTGGTATAGCAGAGTCACCCATGTCCAGGCCAGTCAACAAAGCATACCAGCAATTGAGCTCTTTACCTCAAGGACCAGGTGAATCAGTTGCCTGGTTTGCTAATCCTACGAAAGAGCTCTTTGGCCACAGGCCAAGCTCTGGGGATTTGTATTCAGGAGGGGAAACCTTTTCAGCATCGCCCTGTTTGTCCCCCACTCAGATATCTGTGACATTGAGCATGGAAAGAACTGAGGGCGGGAAGATAGATCCTTGGGAAACAAAATCTAGGAGGGGTTCAACAAATTCTCAGGGTTCATCATCGTCGACGAGTGATGAAGTGCTTTGCAACCCGGATTCATTGTTGCCATTTAATGaggaagataatgaagatgGATCATTGGTGCTCCAATCAGTGCCTGAATCTGATGAGGATCTTCAGTTCTTTTCTGCATCTAATGAACTG GAAGATGAGGTGGCAAGTGCTGAAGTATATGATAAACTTCAACGGGTTCTAAGGGAGGCAGAGAACTCAGAACGCGAGGCATATAATGAGCGATGCAGACGTCGGAAAGCCGAAGTAGAAGTGGGTCATGCTGTTAGACTA GCCAAATCATCAGAGCTCCTTTATGCTAGGGAAGTGAGGAGAAAGATAGAAATTGAGGAAGAATTGGATAGAATACATCTGGAATTTGGAACATTCAAGAATCAACAAGATGTGATCTGTGAAGAACTCCAGAAGCTAAATGAGCAGAATTCAGCGTTGGAACTCCAGGTTGTTGACACAGATGACATAGTCAAGAATATTGAAGGGAAGCTATCGGTGATCCAATACTCTCTCCACTCACTCCATGAAAATAACAAAGTGCTACAAGGAGAACGAGATAATGTAGTCAGGAAAGTTAGAGAGTTACGCAGAAAGAATGAACAGAAATTGATCTCTGATGGAGCTGtaaattttccatatttttcatgcTTGGAACTTCAAGAAGCAACTAGAGATTTTGACGTTGCTCTAAAGGTTGGAGAAgatgaatttgaaaatgttTACAAGGGTTGGCTTCGGAACGCAgcagtaataataaaaatattgaatccTCAAGGCACAGAAGTACTTCCAGATTTTCTCAGAGAG TTGAATGTTCTTTGTAGGCTGAGGCACCCAAACATTGTGGCTCTACTTGGTGCATGTCCAGAAGCCTTCACTCTTGTATACGAGTTCCTTCCTAATGGAAGTCTTGAAGATCGTCTTGTCTCGAAGAGAAACACTCCTTTCACGTGGCAAGCTCGCACACGCATTGCCACCGAGATTTGTTCAGCGCTCATATTCCTCCACTCAAGTAAACCCTACCCCGTGGTCCATGGTGACCTCAAACCTAGTAACATCCTTCTTGATGCCAACTATGTGAGCAAACTCAGTGACACTTGCATCTCCCACCTTGTTGGCAATTATGTCACTGCAAACAGCACCATCAATACCAGAATATACAGCCATAGTCATCTCAAGGACACATTTACTTACATGGACCCAGTGTTCCTTGCCACTGGGGAGCTCACGCCGTTATCTGATGTCTACTCATTTGGTGTCATATTGCTACATCTCCTGACAGGAAGACGAATGCTCGGAATTGTTAGAGAAGTGCAAGAGGCATTAGAGAAAGGTTTCCTGCATGAGATTATAGACCCTTCAGCAGGCAACTGGCCTTTTTCTCATGCCAAACAATTGGCACAAATTGGTTTGAAATGCTGTGAGATGAACCTAAAGAACCGTCCAGATCTAGCTAGTGAAGTCTGGAGTTCGCTTAATATGATGATGAAGCCTTCCCTAATGACTGTTccatcactttcatttttgtcAGATTCAGAGGACATTCAGATACCGAGCTACTTTATCTGTCCAATTCTTCAG GACGTCATGAAAGATCCGCGTATCGCAGCTGATGGTTTTACTTATGAAGCCAAGGCTCTTAACGGTTGGTTCAACAGCGGCCACGATACATCGCCGATGACCAATCTGAAACTCCCTCACTGCAATCTCATCCCAAATCATGCTCTCCGATTAGCAATACGAGAATGGTTACAGCAGCAGGCATGa
- the LOC120280267 gene encoding U-box domain-containing protein 33-like isoform X1: MESFSARRRAPAAVEIEEVTVVGQGGDEAVEKKVFVAVEKELKQGKYKLQWAIQNFSAEVVIVLVHVHRPPQWIPIMGAMFPVSQLKEQQVRAYRQLEREKTNESLDEYMQVCQQLKVRAEKLVIEMDDIGKGLVEVVRQHRVTNLVMGAAADKHYSKKLKALRSKTAIRVKQEAHPTCMIWFVCKGNLIYTREGSGDGFGIAESPMSRPVNKAYQQLSSLPQGPGESVAWFANPTKELFGHRPSSGDLYSGGETFSASPCLSPTQISVTLSMERTEGGKIDPWETKSRRGSTNSQGSSSSTSDEVLCNPDSLLPFNEEDNEDGSLVLQSVPESDEDLQFFSASNELEDEVASAEVYDKLQRVLREAENSEREAYNERCRRRKAEVEVGHAVRLAKSSELLYAREVRRKIEIEEELDRIHLEFGTFKNQQDVICEELQKLNEQNSALELQVVDTDDIVKNIEGKLSVIQYSLHSLHENNKVLQGERDNVVRKVRELRRKNEQKLISDGAVNFPYFSCLELQEATRDFDVALKVGEDEFENVYKGWLRNAAVIIKILNPQGTEVLPDFLRELNVLCRLRHPNIVALLGACPEAFTLVYEFLPNGSLEDRLVSKRNTPFTWQARTRIATEICSALIFLHSSKPYPVVHGDLKPSNILLDANYVSKLSDTCISHLVGNYVTANSTINTRIYSHSHLKDTFTYMDPVFLATGELTPLSDVYSFGVILLHLLTGRRMLGIVREVQEALEKGFLHEIIDPSAGNWPFSHAKQLAQIGLKCCEMNLKNRPDLASEVWSSLNMMMKPSLMTVPSLSFLSDSEDIQIPSYFICPILQDVMKDPRIAADGFTYEAKALNGWFNSGHDTSPMTNLKLPHCNLIPNHALRLAIREWLQQQA; this comes from the exons ATGGAAAGCTTCAGCGCTCGCCGGAGAGCACCAGCGGCTGTGGAAATCGAGGAGGTGACTGTGGTTGGACAAGGAGGAGACGAGGCGGTGGAGAAGAAGGTGTTTGTTGCCGTGGAGAAGGAGCTGAAGCAGGGTAAGTATAAACTCCAATGGGCGATCCAGAACTTCTCGGCAGAGGTGGTGATTGTGCTCGTTCATGTACATCGGCCCCCGCAGTGGATTCCGATCA TGGGGGCAATGTTTCCTGTAAGTCAGCTAAAAGAGCAGCAAGTTAGAGCTTATAGACAACTTGAAAGGGAGAAGACGAATGAAAGTTTAGATGAATACATGCAAGTATGCCAACAGCTAAAG GTACGAGCTGAAAAGCTTGTGATTGAGATGGATGATATTGGGAAGGGGCTGGTCGAGGTTGTTCGTCAACATAGGGTCACTAATCTTGTCATGGGAGCTGCAGCTGACAAGCACTACTCAAA GAAATTGAAGGCGCTAAGGTCAAAGACTGCAATTCGTGTAAAACAAGAAGCTCATCCAACGTGCATGATATGGTTTGTCTGCAAAGGAAATCTGATCTACACAAG GGAAGGCAGTGGTGATGGATTTGGTATAGCAGAGTCACCCATGTCCAGGCCAGTCAACAAAGCATACCAGCAATTGAGCTCTTTACCTCAAGGACCAGGTGAATCAGTTGCCTGGTTTGCTAATCCTACGAAAGAGCTCTTTGGCCACAGGCCAAGCTCTGGGGATTTGTATTCAGGAGGGGAAACCTTTTCAGCATCGCCCTGTTTGTCCCCCACTCAGATATCTGTGACATTGAGCATGGAAAGAACTGAGGGCGGGAAGATAGATCCTTGGGAAACAAAATCTAGGAGGGGTTCAACAAATTCTCAGGGTTCATCATCGTCGACGAGTGATGAAGTGCTTTGCAACCCGGATTCATTGTTGCCATTTAATGaggaagataatgaagatgGATCATTGGTGCTCCAATCAGTGCCTGAATCTGATGAGGATCTTCAGTTCTTTTCTGCATCTAATGAACTG GAAGATGAGGTGGCAAGTGCTGAAGTATATGATAAACTTCAACGGGTTCTAAGGGAGGCAGAGAACTCAGAACGCGAGGCATATAATGAGCGATGCAGACGTCGGAAAGCCGAAGTAGAAGTGGGTCATGCTGTTAGACTA GCCAAATCATCAGAGCTCCTTTATGCTAGGGAAGTGAGGAGAAAGATAGAAATTGAGGAAGAATTGGATAGAATACATCTGGAATTTGGAACATTCAAGAATCAACAAGATGTGATCTGTGAAGAACTCCAGAAGCTAAATGAGCAGAATTCAGCGTTGGAACTCCAGGTTGTTGACACAGATGACATAGTCAAGAATATTGAAGGGAAGCTATCGGTGATCCAATACTCTCTCCACTCACTCCATGAAAATAACAAAGTGCTACAAGGAGAACGAGATAATGTAGTCAGGAAAGTTAGAGAGTTACGCAGAAAGAATGAACAGAAATTGATCTCTGATGGAGCTGtaaattttccatatttttcatgcTTGGAACTTCAAGAAGCAACTAGAGATTTTGACGTTGCTCTAAAGGTTGGAGAAgatgaatttgaaaatgttTACAAGGGTTGGCTTCGGAACGCAgcagtaataataaaaatattgaatccTCAAGGCACAGAAGTACTTCCAGATTTTCTCAGAGAG TTGAATGTTCTTTGTAGGCTGAGGCACCCAAACATTGTGGCTCTACTTGGTGCATGTCCAGAAGCCTTCACTCTTGTATACGAGTTCCTTCCTAATGGAAGTCTTGAAGATCGTCTTGTCTCGAAGAGAAACACTCCTTTCACGTGGCAAGCTCGCACACGCATTGCCACCGAGATTTGTTCAGCGCTCATATTCCTCCACTCAAGTAAACCCTACCCCGTGGTCCATGGTGACCTCAAACCTAGTAACATCCTTCTTGATGCCAACTATGTGAGCAAACTCAGTGACACTTGCATCTCCCACCTTGTTGGCAATTATGTCACTGCAAACAGCACCATCAATACCAGAATATACAGCCATAGTCATCTCAAGGACACATTTACTTACATGGACCCAGTGTTCCTTGCCACTGGGGAGCTCACGCCGTTATCTGATGTCTACTCATTTGGTGTCATATTGCTACATCTCCTGACAGGAAGACGAATGCTCGGAATTGTTAGAGAAGTGCAAGAGGCATTAGAGAAAGGTTTCCTGCATGAGATTATAGACCCTTCAGCAGGCAACTGGCCTTTTTCTCATGCCAAACAATTGGCACAAATTGGTTTGAAATGCTGTGAGATGAACCTAAAGAACCGTCCAGATCTAGCTAGTGAAGTCTGGAGTTCGCTTAATATGATGATGAAGCCTTCCCTAATGACTGTTccatcactttcatttttgtcAGATTCAGAGGACATTCAGATACCGAGCTACTTTATCTGTCCAATTCTTCAG GACGTCATGAAAGATCCGCGTATCGCAGCTGATGGTTTTACTTATGAAGCCAAGGCTCTTAACGGTTGGTTCAACAGCGGCCACGATACATCGCCGATGACCAATCTGAAACTCCCTCACTGCAATCTCATCCCAAATCATGCTCTCCGATTAGCAATACGAGAATGGTTACAGCAGCAGGCATGa
- the LOC120280267 gene encoding U-box domain-containing protein 33-like isoform X3, with amino-acid sequence MGDPELLGRGGDCARSCTSAPAVDSDQKLKALRSKTAIRVKQEAHPTCMIWFVCKGNLIYTREGSGDGFGIAESPMSRPVNKAYQQLSSLPQGPGESVAWFANPTKELFGHRPSSGDLYSGGETFSASPCLSPTQISVTLSMERTEGGKIDPWETKSRRGSTNSQGSSSSTSDEVLCNPDSLLPFNEEDNEDGSLVLQSVPESDEDLQFFSASNELEDEVASAEVYDKLQRVLREAENSEREAYNERCRRRKAEVEVGHAVRLAKSSELLYAREVRRKIEIEEELDRIHLEFGTFKNQQDVICEELQKLNEQNSALELQVVDTDDIVKNIEGKLSVIQYSLHSLHENNKVLQGERDNVVRKVRELRRKNEQKLISDGAVNFPYFSCLELQEATRDFDVALKVGEDEFENVYKGWLRNAAVIIKILNPQGTEVLPDFLRELNVLCRLRHPNIVALLGACPEAFTLVYEFLPNGSLEDRLVSKRNTPFTWQARTRIATEICSALIFLHSSKPYPVVHGDLKPSNILLDANYVSKLSDTCISHLVGNYVTANSTINTRIYSHSHLKDTFTYMDPVFLATGELTPLSDVYSFGVILLHLLTGRRMLGIVREVQEALEKGFLHEIIDPSAGNWPFSHAKQLAQIGLKCCEMNLKNRPDLASEVWSSLNMMMKPSLMTVPSLSFLSDSEDIQIPSYFICPILQDVMKDPRIAADGFTYEAKALNGWFNSGHDTSPMTNLKLPHCNLIPNHALRLAIREWLQQQA; translated from the exons ATGGGCGATCCAGAACTTCTCGGCAGAGGTGGTGATTGTGCTCGTTCATGTACATCGGCCCCCGCAGTGGATTCCGATCA GAAATTGAAGGCGCTAAGGTCAAAGACTGCAATTCGTGTAAAACAAGAAGCTCATCCAACGTGCATGATATGGTTTGTCTGCAAAGGAAATCTGATCTACACAAG GGAAGGCAGTGGTGATGGATTTGGTATAGCAGAGTCACCCATGTCCAGGCCAGTCAACAAAGCATACCAGCAATTGAGCTCTTTACCTCAAGGACCAGGTGAATCAGTTGCCTGGTTTGCTAATCCTACGAAAGAGCTCTTTGGCCACAGGCCAAGCTCTGGGGATTTGTATTCAGGAGGGGAAACCTTTTCAGCATCGCCCTGTTTGTCCCCCACTCAGATATCTGTGACATTGAGCATGGAAAGAACTGAGGGCGGGAAGATAGATCCTTGGGAAACAAAATCTAGGAGGGGTTCAACAAATTCTCAGGGTTCATCATCGTCGACGAGTGATGAAGTGCTTTGCAACCCGGATTCATTGTTGCCATTTAATGaggaagataatgaagatgGATCATTGGTGCTCCAATCAGTGCCTGAATCTGATGAGGATCTTCAGTTCTTTTCTGCATCTAATGAACTG GAAGATGAGGTGGCAAGTGCTGAAGTATATGATAAACTTCAACGGGTTCTAAGGGAGGCAGAGAACTCAGAACGCGAGGCATATAATGAGCGATGCAGACGTCGGAAAGCCGAAGTAGAAGTGGGTCATGCTGTTAGACTA GCCAAATCATCAGAGCTCCTTTATGCTAGGGAAGTGAGGAGAAAGATAGAAATTGAGGAAGAATTGGATAGAATACATCTGGAATTTGGAACATTCAAGAATCAACAAGATGTGATCTGTGAAGAACTCCAGAAGCTAAATGAGCAGAATTCAGCGTTGGAACTCCAGGTTGTTGACACAGATGACATAGTCAAGAATATTGAAGGGAAGCTATCGGTGATCCAATACTCTCTCCACTCACTCCATGAAAATAACAAAGTGCTACAAGGAGAACGAGATAATGTAGTCAGGAAAGTTAGAGAGTTACGCAGAAAGAATGAACAGAAATTGATCTCTGATGGAGCTGtaaattttccatatttttcatgcTTGGAACTTCAAGAAGCAACTAGAGATTTTGACGTTGCTCTAAAGGTTGGAGAAgatgaatttgaaaatgttTACAAGGGTTGGCTTCGGAACGCAgcagtaataataaaaatattgaatccTCAAGGCACAGAAGTACTTCCAGATTTTCTCAGAGAG TTGAATGTTCTTTGTAGGCTGAGGCACCCAAACATTGTGGCTCTACTTGGTGCATGTCCAGAAGCCTTCACTCTTGTATACGAGTTCCTTCCTAATGGAAGTCTTGAAGATCGTCTTGTCTCGAAGAGAAACACTCCTTTCACGTGGCAAGCTCGCACACGCATTGCCACCGAGATTTGTTCAGCGCTCATATTCCTCCACTCAAGTAAACCCTACCCCGTGGTCCATGGTGACCTCAAACCTAGTAACATCCTTCTTGATGCCAACTATGTGAGCAAACTCAGTGACACTTGCATCTCCCACCTTGTTGGCAATTATGTCACTGCAAACAGCACCATCAATACCAGAATATACAGCCATAGTCATCTCAAGGACACATTTACTTACATGGACCCAGTGTTCCTTGCCACTGGGGAGCTCACGCCGTTATCTGATGTCTACTCATTTGGTGTCATATTGCTACATCTCCTGACAGGAAGACGAATGCTCGGAATTGTTAGAGAAGTGCAAGAGGCATTAGAGAAAGGTTTCCTGCATGAGATTATAGACCCTTCAGCAGGCAACTGGCCTTTTTCTCATGCCAAACAATTGGCACAAATTGGTTTGAAATGCTGTGAGATGAACCTAAAGAACCGTCCAGATCTAGCTAGTGAAGTCTGGAGTTCGCTTAATATGATGATGAAGCCTTCCCTAATGACTGTTccatcactttcatttttgtcAGATTCAGAGGACATTCAGATACCGAGCTACTTTATCTGTCCAATTCTTCAG GACGTCATGAAAGATCCGCGTATCGCAGCTGATGGTTTTACTTATGAAGCCAAGGCTCTTAACGGTTGGTTCAACAGCGGCCACGATACATCGCCGATGACCAATCTGAAACTCCCTCACTGCAATCTCATCCCAAATCATGCTCTCCGATTAGCAATACGAGAATGGTTACAGCAGCAGGCATGa
- the LOC120274712 gene encoding UDP-N-acetylmuramoyl-L-alanyl-D-glutamate--2,6-diaminopimelate ligase MurE homolog, chloroplastic — MVTRLVSHRYEMDSLCAYKCTLVPLSSFKLEKSHFLFSKQKCQSSPPFPFSVFHFPFPALFFYPSPPHPPPSLPSSSSPPSPNPSTSTPTTAATSSPPPPPSPSSLSSDDEDPPEAPEDSSHGFSRLQQFDRQVARARKLQEEQFKKDRPIFISALSQELDPPRDPSQAPSLDSSGDDLFGDIDRAIALKRQEFVNQGLLPPNPPKDPNADASPLEGIDELSAEEAVDLEEIRELQGLTVISEDEPIEENPIKLPDELSEEGSNGMPLSPSFDLDFDSLGKSRDRIVEPKFKMSLAELLDESRVVPLAVYGDLDVVISGIQHDSREVNAGDLFICRVGSKTDGHAFLSEADKRGAVAVVADKEINLDETLGCKALVIVEDTNAVVPVLAASFYGHPSKSLSVIGVTGTNGKTTTTHLVKAMYEAMGVRTGMVGTLGYYIHGDNKLEAPNTTPDALVMQKLMAKMVHNGTEAVVMEASSHGLALGRCDEIDFDVAVFTNLTRDHLDFHGTEEEYMKSKGKLFARMVDPERHRKIVNIDDPNAPYFIGQGNPDVPLVTFAMENKNADVYPLKYELSLFETQVLVNTPKGILEISSGLLGRYNIYNILAAIAVGIAVGVPLEDIVRGIEEVDGVPGRCELIDEEQAFAVIVDYAHTPDALSRLLDACRELGPKRIITVFGCGGERDRGKRPLMTKIATDKSDVVILTSDNPRNEDPLDILDDMLAGVGWSMQDYLKYGENDYYPPLPNGHRLFLHDIRRVAVRAAVAMGEEGDIVVVAGKGHETYQIEGDKKEFFDDREESREALHYVDELHRAGIDTSEFPWRLPESH, encoded by the exons TACTCTCGTTCCTCTCTCGTCCTTTAAACTTGAAAAATCCCATTTTctcttttcaaaacaaaaatgccAATCATCTCCTCCGTTTCCGTTTTCCGTTTTCCATTTTCCGTTTCCCGCCCTCTTCTTCTACCcttctcctcctcatcctcctccctctctcccctcctcctcctcccctccTTCTCCAAACCCCTCCACCTCCACGCCCACCACCGCCGCCACCTCCTCGCCGCCGCCACCACCGAGTCCCTCTAGCCTCTCATCCGACGACGAAGACCCTCCTGAAGCTCCGGAAGACTCCTCCCATGGCTTCTCTCGCTTGCAGCAGTTCGACCGCCAAGTCGCCCGAGCTCGCAAGCTCCAAGAAGAGCAATTCAAGAAGGATCGACCCATTTTCATCTCCGCCCTCTCCCAAGAGCTCGACCCCCCTCGAGACCCCTCCCAAGCCCCCTCCTTGGACTCCTCTGGTGACGACCTCTTCGGCGATATTGACCGTGCCATCGCCCTCAAGCGTCAGGAGTTCGTCAACCAGGGTCTCTTGCCTCCTAACCCTCCTAAGGACCCTAACGCTGATGCTTCTCCTTTGGAGGGAATCGACGAGCTCTCTGCTGAAGAGGCTGTTGATCTTGAAGAGATTCGTGAGCTCCAGGGCCTCACTGTCATCTCTGAGGATGAGCCTATTGAAGAGAACCCTATCAAGCTCCCGGATGAGCTTTCCGAAGAGGGTTCCAACGGGATGCCACTCTCGCCGTCCTTTGACCTCGATTTTGATAGTTTGGGGAAGAGCCGTGACCGGATTGTGGAGCCAAAGTTCAAGATGAGCCTTGCGGAGTTGCTGGACGAGAGCCGCGTGGTGCCTCTTGCTGTTTATGGTGATTTGGACGTGGTGATCTCTGGCATTCAGCATGATTCCAGGGAGGTGAATGCTGGAGATCTCTTCATTTGCCGTGTTGGGTCGAAGACTGATGGGCATGCGTTTCTTAGTGAAGCTGATAAACGAGGTGCTGTTGCTGTGGTTGCTGATAAAGAGATCAATTTGGATGAGACTTTGGGTTGCAAGGCACTTGTCATTGTGGAGGACACCAATGCTGTGGTTCCAGTTCTTGCTGCGTCCTTCTATGGACACCCGTCAAAGAGCTTGTCAGTGATTGGGGTTACTGGGACTAATGGGAAGACTACAACGACACACTTGGTGAAGGCAATGTATGAAGCTATGGGAGTGAGAACAGGGATGGTAGGCACATTGGGGTATTATATTCATGGAGATAACAAGTTGGAAGCTCCCAACACGACCCCAGATGCATTGGTGATGCAGAAGCTGATGGCGAAGATGGTTCATAATGGTACAGAGGCTGTTGTTATGGAGGCTTCTTCGCATGGTCTGGCATTGGGGAGGTGTGATGAGATTGATTTTGATGTTGCGGTTTTCACTAACCTCACAAGGGATCACCTTGATTTCCATGGGACTGAGGAGGAGTATATGAAGAGCAAGGGGAAGCTGTTTGCAAGGATGGTGGACCCTGAGCGGCATCGGAAGATTGTGAACATCGATGACCCGAACGCGCCTTATTTCATTGGGCAGGGGAACCCGGATGTTCCTCTTGTGACATTTGCTATGGAGAACAAGAATGCGGATGTGTACCCTCTGAAGTATGAGCTCTCGTTGTTTGAGACTCAGGTTTTAGTGAACACTCCCAAGGGCATACTGGAGATCTCCTCTGGTTTACTTGGAAGGtacaatatttacaatattCTTGCTGCTATAGCTGTTGGTATTGCAGTGGGTGTGCCATTGGAGGACATTGTCAGAGGGATTGAAGAGGTTGATGGAGTTCCTGGTAGATGTGAGCTCATAGATGAGGAGCAAGCCTTTGCAGTCATTGTGGACTATGCTCACACTCCGGATGCTTTGTCTAGACTTCTTGATGCTTGCAGAGAACTTGGACCAAAGAGGATTATAACTG TATTTGGTTGTGGGGGTGAAAGAGATAGAGGAAAGAGGCCATTGATGACAAAGATTGCaactgataaaagtgatgtGGTTATTTTGACATCTGATAATCCGAGGAACGAAGATCCAT TGGATATATTGGATGATATGCTGGCTGGTGTTGGATGGTCTATGCAAGACTACTTAAAATATGGTGAAAATGATTACTATCCGCCTCTTCCAAATGGTCACAGGCTATTTTTACATGATATCAGAAGAGTAGCTGTTCGAGCTGCAGTTGCTATGGGTGAGGAAGGTGATATCGTG GTTGTTGCTGGGAAAGGACATGAAACATATCAGATTGAAGGTGATAAGAAAGAATTCTTTGATGATAGAGAAGAGTCCAGAGAAGCATTGCATTATGTTGATGAGCTACATCGAGCTGGGATAGACACTAGTGAATTTCCTTGGCG GTTACCTGAGAGTCACTGA